The DNA sequence GATCGAGCGCAGCAGGCTGGAACTGGTGCGTCAGGATTACTACGACACCGACGGGGGGGTTGCCAGCTTGATTCGTTACACTGCGCCCGTCGCTGAGGGTCAGGCGGTCGTCAACACCAGGATCGTGCTGGAACGGCCCCGGGATCGATACACGCTCCGGCTCCGGTTGGACCCGAAGAGCCTGAAGACCGGGCGCCAATTGGAGGAACGGCATTTCGACCTGCCGATTCCGCCGGGAGCGGAATTGATCGAGCTGCGATAGGCCGGAACAGGACACCGATTCGCCGGGATTCTCCCGGTCGGCGGAGACCGCCGATCCCCTGGCTGCCGGCGTCCGAAGACGTTGAAGCCCGATTCCGAACCGGTATACAATGGCGATTGCGGTTACCCTGGATCGTCCAGTCAAGGCTCGTGGCCGAGAGGGCTCCCGTCATTTGATTTTCGCACCGGGACTCTCCTGAATGAGGCACACTCTGGAAATGGATCGAGTCAAGAATCTGGTGGTAGCCGAGGACCTCCAGATGGTCTTTCGCATCGGAAAGATGGAGGTCCCCGCTCTCCGCGGCATCAACCTGAAGGTCCGGACCGGCGAGTTCCTGGCCATCATGGGACCCAGCGGTTGCGGCAAATCCACACTGCTCCACCTCCTGGGCGGACTCCTGACCCCCTCTTCAGGCCGGATCTGGATCGACGGAGTGGAGATGAGCCTGGTCAGCGATGCGGAAAGGACCGAGATCCGCAAGATGAAGATCGGATTCGTCTTTCAGCGGTTCAATCTCCTGCCGACCCTGACGGCCCGGCACAACATCGAGCTGGCGTGCCGCATTCATGGCAACGGCCATCAGAATGAGGCCCGGACTCGAGAAATCTTTAAACTGTTGGGATTGGAGGGCAAGATGGATCACAAGCCCTCCGAGCTCTCAGGGGGCGAACAACAACGGATCTCCGTTGCCCGCGCCGTCATCAATCGACCCGCCTTGCTCCTGGCGGATGAACCCACGGGAAACCTGGATTCCCAGAACTCCGACAACGTGCTCTCCATCCTGAAAGAGCTGAATCAGCGTTATAACCAGACCATCCTGATGATCACCCACAATCCGGATGCCGCCGCGGCCGCCAGCCGCGTCATCCGGATGATGGACGGCCGGCTTGTGAGCTCGGATTCCGAGTAGACTCCGCCGCCGTCGGCTTACCCGGAAGCTCCCCCAAAGTAAAGGAGCGGCGATTTCCAATCGCCGAAACCCATTGTGACAAACCGGTCGACGAAGACTGGGCGATTCGAAATCGCCCCCCCTTTTTCTCAGAACTGAATGACGTTGACGTCGGAAGGCAGCTCCAGCTCGAACCTGGAAGCCGGCAGGTCCAGGTTCAAACGGACGTCTTCGAACCGGATCAGCAGGTAGTCGCGCGTGGGCTCCACCAGCTTCTGCTGAATGGGGACCCAGAGCCGGCCGTCGACCCAGAGCACGATACGGGAGAAAAAGGCGGAGACCTTGCCGGACCGGGGAGTCAGTTCGAGCGCGTAGGTCTCCCGGCCGCCGACCATCTCCGGACCCAGCCATCGTATGGAATAGGCATCGCGGAGAGCCTCCTTCTTGGAGGTGAAGCCCAGCAGCAGGAACTCCGCCCGATCCTTTCTCGCCCCCAGATCGTACCGGTTGGCCTGCTTGAGAAGCGGCTGATAGAAGATCCCTTTCCCGTCATTGATCAGGAGCGTGCTCACGCCCGGCTCCGTGATGTCTCTGCGCAGACGGATCGCCTCATTCTCCCTGAGGAAATGAAATTCGCCCCGCTCTTCCTCGTCGAACTCCTCCAGGATGTCGGTCCATTTCTTCTGGATGATCCTCGCGCTCATGGATTGGAGATTTCCGCCTCTCCGGTCCATCTTCTCCAGAACCGACTCCAGGCCGGGCGCTGCCGGAACCGTCTCCATGGCCCCCGACGGAAGGCCCGTGAAGAATCCCAGAAGCAGAAAGAGGAGGGAGATCCGCGCTGAATCCATTCGTTTCAAGGGGGTGAGATCTCCTGCCTGGAGGACGGCAGGACCCTTTGGTTGAAGGTCTGGACCTGAGATTTCTTCGGATCGGGTACGATCTCCTGCTGATTTTCAGGCTCCTGCCTCTTGGAAAAGAGGGAGCCGTCGAAGACCGAGCCCGGAGTGAGAAAAATAAAGCCCAGGATCATCACGCAGACCACGTCGTAGCGCCAGGTTCCCCGGACGTACCGCATCGAGCCCGCGGGCTGCCGGCCCGCGCGCCCCTGACCCGGCTTCGGCTCGGACGGCCTCATCTGGGAGCGGGTGTGGAGAATCCGGTGAATCACCGTCCAGTTTCCGATGACGGCGATGGCCCAGAGGACGGGTTCCATGAAGTAGAAGGAGCCGATGATGAGCAGAACCAGGCGTTCGGGCCGTTCCAGGAATCCGACCTTGCAACTGGGGATCAGGCATTCGGCCCGGGCCCTGGTGTAGCTGATCAGCACCGACCCCATCATGGCCACGCTCACCAGGACGACGTAGGTGAACCGGTCCTGTTGGCCGTAATAAATGATGAGGCCCAGGTAGATGATCAAATCCGAGTAGCGGTCCATCACCGAATCGAAGAAGGCCCCGAATGGAGTCGCGGTGTTGGCGGTCCGGGCCACCATCCCGTCCACCATGTCGAACAGGCCGGCGAGGATCAGCACCAGGCCGGCGGTAACGAAGTGGCCACTCGCAAAAACGAACGCCGCCCAGATGCTGGTGATGAACCCCAGAAAGGTGAGGTGATTGGGCTTGACGTGCAATGCCATCAAACACCGCACGATTCCCCTCAGGATGACCTGGGCTCCGTGGCCGATGGTTTGCGAAATCATGGATTCTCTCCCCGACTCAGAACAGCTTGAATCGGATGGTCAGGAACTTCTTGGGATCCTGCCGGAAGTCATGGATCAACTTCACCATTTCCGAAGTCAGATGATTCAGATTCTCGTAAAGCGCCTCGTCCTTCGCCAACCGTCCCAGGGTTCCCTCACCGTCCTGAACGGCCTCCAGGAACACCGCCATCTGGTCCATGGTTCGGCGCAGGTCCACATAGAGTTGATCATCCCTTGACAGTTTGCCCAGAGTGCCCTCTCCCGCTTCCATGCGCTGGGTAATGGATTGGAGACTCGCCGTAGTCTGTTCGATGCTGTCGTAGAGCGAGGGGTCCTTCGAGAGCTTGCCCAGAGTGCCCTCCCCCTGCTCGACTCGCCTGACGATTTCATCCATCCGGGCGGAAATGCCCCGGACGCTCTGGTAGATGTCATCCTCACGAATAAGGCTGGGAACGGTTCCCGGCCCTTCGATGAGACGCTCAGTGAGTATGGCCACCCTTTCGCTGGTTTGCTGGAACAAGGCCATGATCTTGTTGATGTTGTTGAAGAATTCGGGATTGGTCAGAAACTGGCCGACGGTACCCTCTCCTCTTCCCAATCCCCCCATGATTTCTTCCAACCGTCCTGACAGGGCCTCCACGTTGACCAGCACGTCGTTGGCTCCGATGATCAGTTCCCTGAAACCGGGCTCGGTGGAACCGGTGATCACCACGACCTCGTCGGTCTCCACGCCGAACCAGGTCTCGAATTCCTCTTCGACCACCAGCGCGGGCTCATCGGACCGCCCCAACGACACCTCCACGTACTTGTCGCCAAGCAGCCCGATGGACCCCAGCGAGATGTTGCTGTCGCGCTGGACCCAGACCCGGTATTCCTGCTTGATGTCCAGGTAGACCTCCACGTTCTGGAGCCGCCACCGGACTCTGTCGATCCCGGACTGGAGCTGCTTGAGACGCTCATCGTCGGGAGGCTGCTTGCGCCGCTCTTCCTCCGCCAGTCTTTCCAGTTCGCCGATCTCCGCCAAGGTGATCCGGTTCGTCTCGGTCGGGGGCATCTCGCCCGGCTTGGAGATCTTGATCCGCGAGACGTTGCCCGCTTCGACGCCGCCGATGAGGATGATGTCCGACGGTTTCAGCCCCGCAGTGTCGTTGAGGTAGGTCTTGGCTCGAAACGTCTCCTCCAAGAGGCCGACCCGGGTGCCGATGTTGAAGACGGCCAGACCCAGAATCGCCATGGTGACGACGGCGAAAAGCCCGACTTTGAGTTCCGCGAGACGGGTCGGTCTGCCTCTGTCTCTACCTCTACGCATGCTAATCACCACGGCTCCTCAAACCCCAACACACCTGGACTTCACGGTGGAAGTCCAGGGGAGCATCAGGCCAGGAACTCACGGACGTACTCGTCGCCCCCCTCCCGGGAGGGGTCTCCTCCCTCATAGTGGATTCGTCCATCCTTGATCATGACGAATCGAGTGTTCCGCAATGTCGTCTCCGGGTCCACCGGCTTGAAGTCGACGGTGCCATCCGGCGCCTTCGTGGACACTTCCCCCGAAAGGGCGCGAACCGCCTGCAGGTCGTTGGTGACCAAAATCCCGGTTACGCCCTCCAGGTCCCGCAATCTCATGATGAGTTCGCAGGTGATTCTGCTGGTGATGGGATCGAGCCCTGCCGTCGGCTCATCGTAGAGCATGATCCTCGGGCTGCCCATCAATGCCCGGGCGATGGCCACGCGCCTCTTCATTCCCCCCGACAGCTCGGTGGGCATCTTGTCGATGGCGTTCTGCAATCCCACGAATCCCAGGAGCCGGTACACCCAGTCGTCGATCTGATCCATGGTATACCCGTCGGACTCAATGACCCGATAGGCCACATTCTCCCAGACCGTCAGGGAGTCGAAGAGAGCTCCCTCCTGGAATACGATGCCGATTTTCCGGCGAATCGGCATCAAGTCATCCTCGCGAAGCCGAGTGATCTCCTCGCCGTCCACGAACACGGACCCGGAATCGGGGCTGACCAGGCCCACCACCATTTTGAGGATGGTCGATTTCCCCGACCCCGATCCTCCCAGCAGGACCATGGTTTCGCCCCGGCGCACCTCCATGTCGAAATCTTCGAGCACCGTATGGTCCTCGTATTTCTTGGTGACGTTCTCGAAGCGGATCACACTCAATGCCACAACTCCAGAATGAGCTTGCCCAGGAAAAAATCGGCCACGATGACCAGGATGGAGGCCGTCACGACGGCCTGCGTCGTATTGCGTCCGACGCCCCTGGTTCCACCCCGGGTTCCCAAGCCATAGTAGCAACCCACGGAGCCGACGATGAAGCCGAATACGACCGGTTTCATCAGACCCTCCAGCACAACATTGTAGTCGATGGCTCTAAAGGCCTCATTCCAATAGAGGGCCGTATTCAAGCGGAGATTGTAGAACGACACGATCCACCCGCCGACCAACCCGAATACGTCCGCGATCACGGTCAAGAGGGGCACCATGGTGGTGCAGGCGATGACACGTGGAGTCACCAGCTTTTTCACAGGATCCGTTCCGAGGGCCCGCATGGCGCTGATCTGCTCCGTCACCACCATGGATCCCAATTCCGATGCGATGCCTGAACCGGCCCGGCCGGCCAACATCAATGCCGTCAACACGGGACCCATTTCCCGGATCAACGACAGGGAGATCAGTTGCCCCATGAGATTCACGGCGCCGAACGCCTTCAGAGATTTCGAAGTCTGCAAGGCCAGGACGCCGCCGGTGAAAAAGCCGACCAGGACCACGATCAGGACCGACCGGACCCCAATCGTCTCCATCTGCTGGAACGTATCCTGGATGTAGCGTGGACGGCGGAAGATGTTGGTGACGCTTCGGATCGTAAGGGTGACGTACTCCTCAACCTCGTACAGGATCTTGTAGAGGAAATCCATGGTCATCCTCGGCCCCGGCCGCTCCCGCCGGCGGTTTGCGGATAAATGTTAGACTATGAGGCCTCCGCAGTGCGGAAACCGCTGCCATCAGGGGCAGCCGGAAGCGGGCCGAAAAAGCCCGGTGAGTCTACCAGAGAGGGTGTTCCGCTTCCAAGCAACGTCTTTAGTAACAGCAGGTTCCGGATAACACATCATGTTGCGATTTCTTACTTCCGGCGAGTCTCACGGCAAGGGTCTCATCTCCAACATAGAGGGTTTTCCGGCCCAGGTTCCCGTCGACGTGGATTTCATCAACGCCGATCTGCGGCGGCGCATGAGTGGATACGGGCGGGGCCTCCGCATGAAGATAGAGAGCGACCAGGTGGACATTTTCGCGGGTGTCCGCAACGGCGAGACGCTGGGGTCGCCCATCGCCTTCATCATCCACAACCGGGACTGGGTCAATTGGACCGAGGTCATGAGCGTGGAACCCAATCCCGAGGGCGTCCGCAAGCGGCAGGTCACGCGGCCGCGTCCGGGACACGCCGATCTCGTGGGGGCCTTGAAATACCAGTTCAGGGACATGCGCAACGTCCTGGAACGTTCCAGCGCGCGCGAAACCGCCTCCCGGGTGGCGGTCGGGGCCTTCTGCAAGCTGCTGCTCCGTGAACTGGGCATCCAGGTCTACAGCCACGTCATTTCGATTCGGAACGTTCGGATCTCGGACGAACTTCTGGACTCGGTGTCCATCGATCTGATCCCCCGGATCGAGTCCTCGGACCTGCGCTGCTGCGACCCGGATCTGGACGATGCCATGAAGGCGGCCGTGGACGACGCCATCGACCGGGGAGACACCTTGGGCGGAACCTTCGAAGTCCGCGCCGCCGGAGTTCCTCCGGGCCTGGGCAGCCATGTCCACTGGGACCGGAAACTGGACGGACGGCTCGCCCAGGCCCTCATGTCCATCAACGCCATCAAGGCCGTGGAAACCGGCAGCGGCTTGGAAAAGGCTCCCATGGGCAGCGAATTCCACGACGAGATCTTCTACGACGATGAGAAAAGGGAGTTCTACAGGAAGACCAACCGGGCCGGCGGCATCGAGGGTGGGACTTCCAACGGCCAGGAGATCATCGTTCGGGCCGTGGTCAAACCCATCGCCACCCTGAAGCGGCCGCTGATGTCGGTGAACCTGGAGACCAAGGAAGCCTTCAAGGCCCAGTACGAGCGGTCGGACACCTGCGTGGTTCCCGCAGCCGGAGTCATCGGCGAAGCCATGGTGGCCATCGTGCTGGTCCAGGCGATTCAGGAGAAGTTCGGCGGAGACAACCTGTCCGAACTCAAGAACAACCTGGAGAGCTTCCGTGAACGGGTGCGGGCCATGTGACCCGCGTTCCTGGAACTCGGAATGATCAGACCCATCCTCAAGTTCGGGGCTCCCGAACTTCAGCGCGAGAGTGAACCGGTCGAGACCTTCGACGGGAAGCTGCGGGATCTGGCCCGGGACTTGCTGGAGACCATGTACGCGGCCCCCGGAATCGGCTTGGCGGCCCCGCAGGTGGGGGTCAACCTCCGGCTCCTGGTCGTGGATATCAGTGCCGGGGAAGAGAAAGGGAACCAGATCGTTCTGGTCAATCCGGAGATCCTCGAGACTGAGGGGGAGCAGAAGGGGGAGGAGGGGTGCCTCAGCATCCCCGGATTCACCGCCATGGTGGACCGGCCGCAACGGATTCGAATCGCCGGGCAGGACACCCGGGGCCGTCGGGTCGAAGTGGAGGCCCAGGATCTTCTGGCACGGGCCCTATGCCATGAGGTGGACCACCTGGACGGCGTTCTCTATCTGGACCGGATTTCATTCTTCAAACGAGACCTGATCAAGCGCAAGATCCGGAAGCTGATCCGCTCCGGGGACTGGTGATGCGGGTCCTGTTTCTGGGCACGCCCGATTTCGCACGGACGTTTCTCGAGGCATTGGCTCAGAATCAAACCCGCCTCGGCCTGCGGTTGGCCGGCGTCGTCACTCAGCCGGACCGAAAAAGCGGCCGGGGACGCAAGCTGTCGCCGCCGCCCGTCAAGGTCGCCGCCCTTCAGTTCGGCCTGCCGATTTTCCAGTGCGCCAGAATCCGTGGAGACGCCGAGGCGCTGGAATTCCTCCGGCAAGCTCGGCCCGACGTGATGGTGGTCGTCGCCTTCGGACAGATTCTTCCCCGCGAGTTCTTCGCCTGGCCCCGTTTCGGCAGCCTCAATGTCCACACCTCCCTCCTGCCCCGATACCGCGGCGCCGCCCCCGTGGTCCACGCCATCCTGAACGGAGAGAAGGAGACCGGGGTGACCATCATGAAGTTGGACGAGGGCATGGATACCGGTGACGTGCTGGCTCAATCCACGACCCCCATCGGACCCGACGTCACATCGGGGGATCTGGAACGGCAACTCTCACGGCAGGGTGTCGAACTCCTGCTCGGGACCCTGCCCTCCTACCTCTCGGGCGAGCTCCAGGCGCGCCCCCAGGACCATGAGCGAGCGATTCTCGCCCCTCTCATCCGGAAAGACGACGCGCGGATCGACTGGACCCGGCCGGCATGCCGGATCCATGACCAGATCCGCGCCTTCAATCCCCGGCCCGGCGCCTTCACCTGTTTTCGCGGGGAGCGCCTGAAGATCTGGCGAAGCCGCAATCCACACGCCTCCGCCTTCCCGGTCCCGGACGGCCGGATTCGCACCACCGGCAAGGGCTCCATTCTGGTGGGATGCGGCCAAGGCACCTCGCTGGAACTCTTGGAACTCCAGTTGGCCAACCGCGGGCGCCTGCGGGCCCGGGACTTCACCAACGGGATGACACTGAGGTCGGGAGAACGCCTGGGAGTTGGAGGGTGAAGCCCACGGCCAGGTCGGTGGCCCTGCGGGTGCTCCTGGGCAGTGGCAGCGGCCGCCGGGTCTCCCTGAAAACCCATTTCGAATCCTCCGATTTCGGAGTTCTGCCGGACCGCGATCGGCGGCTGGCGACGGAGCTGGTCTACGGCGTCCTGCGAAACCAATCCCTCCTGGACTATCAACTGGATGGTTTGCTGGAGCGTTCCCGCGCCCGCCTGGATCCGGAAGTGCTCCAAGTATTGCGTGTGGGACTGTTTCAACTCAACCATCTGAGGATTCCGGAGCGGGCGGCGGTCCATGAGTCGGTCCGGCTCTGCCGGGAATTCCGCAAGGCCTCCGCCGCGCCTCTGGTCAACGCCGTCCTCCGCCGCTTTCTGCGCGACCGGCCCGCTGCTCCAAATTCCGGCGACACCCAGAGTCTGTCCATCCGCTACAGCCACCCCGAATGGCTCGTGCGCCGGTACCTCTCAAGATTCGGGTCCGAGGACGCGCGGACGATTCTGGAGCGAAACAACCGCCCGCCGGCGCTGTATCTTTGGGTCAATCCATTCCGGACGACGCGGACGAGCTTCTGCAGGCGGCTGGACCGGGAAGGCGTCCCTTTTCAACCTCATCCCCGCCTTCCCCATTGCGTCCGGGTGAATTCCAGGTCATTCGTCCGGCATCCCCTCTATCGGCGGGGCCACTGCTTCCTGATGAGTCCGGCCAGCCAGGAGGTCGCTCAACTCGGCGACCTCAGCGGGTGCCGGACGCTGGGCGATTTCTGCGCAGCTCCCGGGGGAAAGTCCTTCATTCTTCAGGCCCGCAAAAGATCCCGCGCCCGCCTGATCTCCTGCGACCTCAGCTTGTCCCGCCTGCGTCAGATGAAGGCCAGAGCCGGCCTCTACCGGATCCCACAGCTTGGGGCCGTTCAGGCCGATCTGGTCCATCCCCCGTTCCGGAGCCGTTTCGACTTCATCCTGCTGGACGTCCCGTGCACCGGGACCGCCACCCTGAGGGCCAATCCGGACATTCGGTGGCGGCTGGCCGAGGAAGACGTCCGACGATTGTCCCGGATTCAGCGCGCCCTCTTGCGGAGCAGTTTTCGAATGCTGCGCCCCGGAGGGCAGTTGGTCTACGCCACCTGTTCCACCGAGCCGGAGGAGAACCTTGAGGTGGTGGAGACTCTGCTCAACTCGGAACCGGAGGCCAAATTGGTGCGGCAGCCGGAGGAGGACTTCCTGAAGCGCGAGGCCTTCTTCGCCGCGTGGCTGGTGCGGACAGGAGGGGGGACTGTCAGTCCCCCCGTGACTCGCGGAATCGGGGGTTGAAGACCGCCGCTCACACGCTCATACGCTCGTTACTCTGGAGTTCGGCGACAAGGATGTCGCCGCTCCGTTCGGCGACAAGGATGTCGCCGCTCCGTTCGGCGACAGGAATGTCGCCGCTCCATTCGGTGACAAGAATGTCGTCGCTCCCAGCGCTTGGAGTCACCCCTGGCGGTGTGGTAGCGTGTTTGCTCCGCAGATAGATACCGGTCATGGTTTCCAGGAGAAGGAAGAAAAAGCGTTCGGCCAGACGGCGCAATCCGTTCGTGGCCGTGGTCAAGCTGGGCCTGTTGGCCGGCGTCCTGATGGTCGTTTTTCTCTTCAGCCTGATCATCAGCATGCGAGTGGCGACGCGGGCGACGGAGGTCGTGGTCCCGTCCCTCATCCGGACCGACATGGAGCAGGCCAGAAAAAAACTGGAAGCGTTGGGCCTGGGATTGGCCGTGGAGGGAGAAGTCTACGACGCGTCGATTCCCAACGGCGCCGTCGTCGCTCAGCTTCCCACTCCCGGCGTCCGCCTCAAGGCCAACGGCCGGGTCAGGGTGATGGTGAGCCTGGGAGTTCAGCATAAACCGGTCCCGGATCTCATCGGGTCCACACAGCGGGTCGCCCGCCTGATGTCGCAACAGTCGGGCTACGAGATCGGACACACCAGCGAGATCTTCCTCGCCGACGTGGGATCGGACCAGATCATCCGCCAGGTCCCCAACCCGGGGTCCACGGAAGTCCTCACGGCCCGCGTCGACGTCCTGGTGGGCAAGAAGCGGGTCCAGAGCTACATCATGCCTGATTTCAGGGACTTGAATCTGAACCGGGTGCGGTCCCTCATTCGGAAGAACGGCTTCGAGTCGCCGAAGGTCAATTACACCAGGGGGGCCAGGAGATCCCGGGGCAAGGTGGTCCGTCAATATCCCGAGGCGGGAAACATGTTGAAGGAAAACGATAAGATCATTCTGGAGGTCGCCAGCTGATGCCTTGGATCGCCCCATCTCTACTCTCGGCCGACTTTCTCGATCTGGGAGGCGCCGTCAGGGAAATGGAGCAGGCCGGATGCCGAATTCTGCACCTGGACGTCATGGATGGACATTTCGTTCCCAACCTGAGCTTCGGCCTGCCGGTGATCGAGGCGGTGCGCAAACAGACCGACCTGATCCTGGACGTCCACCTCATGATCTCGAACCCGGAAGACATGGCCGATGCGTTCATCGACGCGGGCGCCGACTATTTGAGCGTCCAATATGAAACAGTTCTGCATTTGGACCGTCTAATGGACAGGATCCGGGAAAAGGGGGCGAAGCCGGGCGTGGCGCTGAATCCTCACACACCGGTCGGCGTCCTGGAGGAAATCCTCCCCAAGTGCCACCACGTCATGATCATGTCGGTGAATCCGGGATTCTCGGGGCAGCGCTTCATTGCCACGAGCTTCGATAAAATGAGAAAATTGAGGGAGATGGCGGCCCGGGACAATCTCCGGGTCAAGATCGAGATCGACGGCGGCATCAAGCCAGCCAATACGCAGGATGCGGTTCGGGCCGGGGCCGAGATCATGGTGGCCGGTTCGGCCATCTTCGGAACGCCCTCTCCGGGTGAGACGTTTCGCCAGATGCAGACTCTCGCCGAGGAGGCTTGACCGTAATCTGAATGGGGACAGTGACAATGAGAACTGTTATCAGGCTGACCTTGCTGGCGAGCGCCCTGATCGTTCTGGCTTCCTGCGGCGGCCGCAAGGGCGCGGATCTGCAGGAGGGGGCGGTGGCGCCCGACAAGACCCTTTTCGAAAACGGGATGAAGTTCCTGGGCAAGAAGCACTTCATCAAGTCGCGCCTTTCCTTCCAGACGCTCATCAGCACTTATCCCGAGAGCGAATACACGCCGACCTCGTTCCTCTCCATCGCCGATTCGTACTACGAGGAAGGAGGCAAGGAGAACCTGCTCCAGGCCGAAGCCCAGTACAAGGACTTCATCATTTTCTACCCCACCCACGAGAGCGCCGACAACGCCCAGATGAGGATCGCCGCCATCAACTACCGGCTTATGAAGCCTCATGACCGGGACCCCACCTATACCCGCAAGGCGGAGATCGAACTGAAGAAGTTCCTGGATGACTTCCCGGACAGCGAGCTGGCGCCGACGGCGGAAGAGTTTCTCAGGCAGGTGCGCGAGGAATTGGCCAAGGGTGTCCACACGGTCGGCGCCTTCTATTTCGACCGGAAGAGGTATTCCGCCGCGGCCAACCGATTCGAGGAGGTGGTGGACGAATACAACGAGTTCAGCCGGCTCGACGAGAGCCTGTTTTACCTCGCTGATTCACTGGAGAATCTGGGACGGGTCGAGGAAGCGACGGTCTACTACTCCCGTGTGGCGCGAGAGTACGAATTCAGCCCCTACTTCGACAACGCCAGGGAGAAGCTGATCCTTCTGGAAA is a window from the Acidobacteriota bacterium genome containing:
- the bamD gene encoding outer membrane protein assembly factor BamD, which translates into the protein MRTVIRLTLLASALIVLASCGGRKGADLQEGAVAPDKTLFENGMKFLGKKHFIKSRLSFQTLISTYPESEYTPTSFLSIADSYYEEGGKENLLQAEAQYKDFIIFYPTHESADNAQMRIAAINYRLMKPHDRDPTYTRKAEIELKKFLDDFPDSELAPTAEEFLRQVREELAKGVHTVGAFYFDRKRYSAAANRFEEVVDEYNEFSRLDESLFYLADSLENLGRVEEATVYYSRVAREYEFSPYFDNAREKLILLERPVPQLDKAKAARNLARMKRYEKEGFSILSPVRGVLGIFTGREDPYEVARRRAEQRQMEESGGDESLR
- the rpe gene encoding ribulose-phosphate 3-epimerase, which encodes MPWIAPSLLSADFLDLGGAVREMEQAGCRILHLDVMDGHFVPNLSFGLPVIEAVRKQTDLILDVHLMISNPEDMADAFIDAGADYLSVQYETVLHLDRLMDRIREKGAKPGVALNPHTPVGVLEEILPKCHHVMIMSVNPGFSGQRFIATSFDKMRKLREMAARDNLRVKIEIDGGIKPANTQDAVRAGAEIMVAGSAIFGTPSPGETFRQMQTLAEEA